The stretch of DNA AACACTCGAtgttaaaaacaaaagaaaaaaaaaaatgtataattaatttaattgttgtttttttgttgttaatactCGTGACATTTTATTGTTGGCATCTGTGTCATTAAGACAAAATGGATAAATTCCAGATGTCATCATTGCAAAATTACCAGTTGCTGGATATTCATCAGTATCAAGACCGATTTTACTGCAAGTGTCAGCATTACATGagtcttttattataaatttttcgtaACGTAAATTAGATGATTCAGCATCATATCGATATCCCCACATATTACAATTTTCTCTAATTGCTGCTGCCATGTATCTTGGTGCACGTGAATGACTGCATGTTGCCAAGTtatataaaactatttttttcaaaataattattaagatTATTAGAcgtttgtgtttttttaaaaatattattaacagttCTTACTTGCAAGAGTTATATTTGGAACATCATAAAATGATTTgtacataaaattttcaccATCTACAACACAATTTGGCTGAAATAATCCAccgtttaaataaaaatcaacagtTCCAACACTTTTTGTTATTCCAAAACCTAAAAATGGCAAAAATGGTTTTCCATCTGTATGcaaaacatcaataaaattagcATCAGTATCATCAAGTCTTATTTTAGAATTTCTTCCTTGAAAACCAGGCTGTGCTGGATCCATTGCTGTTATTCTGTTTATTCCACTTATGTTTTTTCCAACGTATGACATAACATGAGAACCCAGACTATGACCCATTAAATGAAACTTTGAAATATCAGCagcattatttatcataagaTAACGAATCACCctgtaattatatatttttttaattaaatacttttttttcttttttcattttatttttatttttaacacgaCCTTGATATTTCAGCAGCAACAATTCGAGTATTTGATGAAGCACT from Aphidius gifuensis isolate YNYX2018 linkage group LG4, ASM1490517v1, whole genome shotgun sequence encodes:
- the LOC122854785 gene encoding pancreatic lipase-related protein 2-like, whose product is MLFLIFILFYIKSVIATFGNDTVCYNELGCFDNNYPWFQILRPFPMPDSPQEVNTTFYFSNRETNKSYVETWPNIKMNVQFNASKPTYFITHGYSSDTNNNWFKNLTEAILYQKDANLFSVDWSKGSSGFYFSASSNTRIVAAEISRVIRYLMINNAADISKFHLMGHSLGSHVMSYVGKNISGINRITAMDPAQPGFQGRNSKIRLDDTDANFIDVLHTDGKPFLPFLGFGITKSVGTVDFYLNGGLFQPNCVVDGENFMYKSFYDVPNITLAILYNLATCSHSRAPRYMAAAIRENCNMWGYRYDAESSNLRYEKFIIKDSCNADTCSKIGLDTDEYPATGNFAMMTSGIYPFCLNDTDANNKMSRVLTTKKQQLN